The window GGAATCCGGCGAATAGCCGATCTGCCAATCCATCACGGTTTTTTCGGTGAGTCCCCTTTTCTGATAAATATATTCGCGAGCCGCGGCAGCCAGAGGCGATTCCAAAAAAGTTTGATGATAGAAAATTGCCGCCGTTTCCATGATATCCAGCAAACGGTTGCGCTTGGAAGATATTTCCGGATTTTCCCGCTTCAACTGCACGCCGGCTTTGGGTGCCAAAATTCTCAACGCTTCGACAAAAGTCACGCCTTCCATTTCCATGATAAAAGAAAAAATATCTCCGCCTTTGTCGGTGGAGAAACAATGCCAGATCTGTTTTTCCGGCGAAACGATGAACGACGGGGTTTTTTCCCGCTTGAACGGCGAGAGCGCGGAAAAATTCACCCCAACCGCTTTAAGGTTCGGGACGTATTCTCTGATGACATCGACGATATCCAATTTAGATTTTATTTCTTCGGAAATCTGCATATTAAAAAAAATTGAAATTGGAAATTAGAAATTGGAAATTTACTTATTGTCTTTTTTTGCCTGATAAGTTGAGCTAATGTGATTATTTAGCCTTGGCGCTAATTCCTGAGAGATTTTTACCATCTCATTAAAATCATTTTCGCAAACGAATTTTCTTTCTTTCAGTAAACTCAGCCAATGCATAATTGCCTCGGCATGCGATCCTCTGGCATTATAATAAAATTTTATCTTATCTAAATAGTGAAATCTGAAATATCCTTCGGCAATATTTGCGCCAATCGAATCAATAGAATCGATGAACTGGTCGCCCATTGTTTTTTTAATTCTCCAATCTAATTGTTCGTAGACAACCCAAGCGCGAGATGATAATTCTCTGGACAATTGATAAATCCGCAAATCATTTAATTTAATAAATTTGGAATTTCCCATAATTTCAAATTTCCAATTTCGAATTTCTAATTTCCGAATATCTTTCTCAACCAACTTTTCTTCTCTTTCGGCCTAACCGGTTCATCACGGAAATCCTTGTTGCCGATGCCGGCGAAAGTTCTGTCGGGCGATTCTTCCGGCTTATCGATTGACAAGCCCTCGGCGCTCGAATCTTCGATCAAGAATCCTTTCAATCTTTCAATCTCATTGCCCACCAGTTCGCTGTCATATTCGGCATTGTGCATATGCGCGCCTTCGTAGCTCGCTTTTTTCTGGTCAAGATGCAAATTGAAAACCACCCGGTCATCGAGATCTTCAAAATACATATGGAAGCGCGGATAAAAATCCCGGCTAAAACGCCGGACATAGCTGTCGTGTCCGGTCACCGAATCATGGATATGGGCATAGCCGACCTTGCGCAAGAAGATGTCGGGATTTAAGTTCAATCGTTTTTTATTGATCGCTAATTTCATAATGATGCTATTTGTCTATTTATTATCGTCTAAAAAATGGCAAAAGTCAACTGACAAAAATTGCTGCTTATTCCCAGAAAATGCGGATTTTAGCTTAAAAAAACAACCTTCAGGAGAAGGTTGCTGTAGCAATGGGGATTCGGGCTATTTCAGGAATTTTTCCGCCGGCCGGAAAATCCTTTCCACAAGCATGACGGCGATTTTCGTTTCGTGAATTTCGCGATAAAAGTAAACCGCCGCATTCAAGACTAAATTCGGGTCCCAGAAATCTTCAGACAGTTGATCGAAAGACGTCTGATCGTTGTGCAGATTGAGGAAAAAGCCCCTGTTTTTATTCTTCAATTGTTTGAGCATCTCTCTGGTCTGCCTGACTTTAAGACAGAATTCCTTGAAATCTTCCGGAATAGGAAAATTTTCCGGCAAAAAGTTGAAATTCTCGTAATACCACCTGATCCGTGCCTCGGGTATTCTGGTTAGCTCTTCGACTGGCATCGATTCCTCCCTTGAAAAAATGAGCGTGAATAATATTGGTTAATTAATTCCAATTTCATATTATTCTGACAGATGGGAGAAAAATTGTCAATTCAAAGCCTCGGAGAAACAGGCCAATGCCTAAAACTATCAATGAACTTAAAAATTACTTTTAACTTTGTCATTTTCTTAAATTGAACTACTTTTTAGAAGCTTTTAGAGGAAAAAGAAGGAGAACCAAGAAAAAAGAAATAATTGTATAAAGTCCCGATAAACTTGCAGCAATAAACCCGGAACCAATTGGACCAATTAAATAACCTCCGCCACCACCCATACCTGATAAAAGCGGTATTGCCAGGAGATAAATGGGAAGATACCTGCAAGTAAACTTTAACCATGCCCTGAACACTTCCTCTTTTATAAAATAAGTTATCGCGGAGAACAATAGAATAGGTAAGAATAATAAGAGATAAGCACTAAAATAAAGAAGGTTTGAACGACAATCATAATTATTTTCTCCACACCAGAAATCAAGTGTTTTATTTCCACCTATTAATAAAAGATTGATTACCGTCATTGCTAGCGAAATAAAAAACACTTTCTTTTTTGTCATTTTCATACATTCTATCCCATCATTGAAAAAAGTGGGCCTCCAAAAATAATACTAATATAAAGGAGTGTTGATATTGCCGTAGCTAATAAAATTATCAATGTCGTAAAAACTGCCAAAATCTTGAACTTAAATTTAACACTTTTTTTAATTAAAATAATTAAAATTCCCAAAATTCCAATGAACTGGATAATAAAAACTATTCCGAATATCATCATAAATAAACCCTCGAATTCGCCTCTGTAGTTTAACAAAAAATTACTTCTTAATTGATAT of the Patescibacteria group bacterium genome contains:
- a CDS encoding four helix bundle protein; translated protein: MVEKDIRKLEIRNWKFEIMGNSKFIKLNDLRIYQLSRELSSRAWVVYEQLDWRIKKTMGDQFIDSIDSIGANIAEGYFRFHYLDKIKFYYNARGSHAEAIMHWLSLLKERKFVCENDFNEMVKISQELAPRLNNHISSTYQAKKDNK